The genomic stretch AGCCAAAGACGCGCTCGGCACACTCTCGAATCGTTGCCTTGGTACTGCCCACGTCGGTGATGACCACATCGCTGGCTGCGTCGGAAAGCGACTCGGCCAACTGGGTCATGACGCGCTCCATGGCCAGCACGGGCACCGCCAGCACGACCATGGAGACATCCTTCAACAGCTCGCCGAGCCTAGTATCGCCCGAATCGACGAGACCAAGCTCAATGCCCAGAGCCACTTCGTCATGGTTAGGGTCGCAAGCGACGATGTGGCCGTCATAGCCAGCGGCGCGTAACCCAGCAGCCAGCGAGCCGCCAATCAACCCCAACCCAACGATCAAGATCCGCGATTCATGACACGACGCACGTTTGTTCGTATGCCCTGACACCGTCACAGCACGCCCTGGGGGTAAGAGCCCAACACGCGCAGCTCGGAGGCCCGCAAACGCACCTCTTCCAAGACCGCCGCCACCTGAGGCTCGTCGCGATGACCTTTGAAATCGATGAAAAATACATAATTCCAAACGCCGGTGCGTGACGGCCGCGTTTCAATACGAGTCAAATCGATTTTGTGGCGATGGAACGGCTCAAGCAGATCGTGCAGCGCCCCCGGCTGGTTACGCATCGCCACGACGATGGACGTCTTATCCTCGCCTGACATGGGCACGTCTTGGTTGCCAATGATCAAAAAGCGCGTGGAGTTATCCGGGCGATCCTCGATCTTGTCGGCAATCCGCTCCAGACCATACAGCTTCGCCGCCATGTCACCCGCTATGGCGGCGCTGTGCCATTCGGTCTTTACCAGCTTCGCAGCTTCTGCGTTAGACGACACCGGTACACGCTCTGCGTGAGGATAGTGTGCGTCCAACCACTTACGGCATTGGCCAAACGACTGCGGATGCGAATAAATGCGCGATACTTTGTCTTTACGCGTGGTTTCGCTGATCAACAGATGATGATGGATGCGTAGTACCACTTCGCCGCAAATCTTGATGGAGGAGTCCATGAAGGTATCGAGCGTGTGATTGACAACGCCTTCGGTGGAATTCTCCACCGGCACGACGCCGTAATTCACCGCGCCCGCTTCTACTTCGCGGAACACCTCGTCGATGGCGGCCATGGGCAAGCTGACCGCGCTTTCCCCAAAGTGCTTCAGCGCGGCTTGCTGGGTAAACGTGCCCTCTGGGCCTAAATACGCCACTTTGACCGGCTGCTCCAGCGCGAGACAAGCAGACATGATTTCGCGAAACAGACGGGCCATCTCTTCGGAGTCCAGTGGCCCATTGTTCAGCGCCATGATGCGCCGCAACACCTGCGCTTCCCGCTCAGGGCGGTAGAACACGGCATCTTTATCTTGGGCGAGCTTAACGTGAGCCACCTGCTGAGCGCAGGTGGCTCGCTCACTGATCAAGCGCAGAATATCGCCATCCAACTGGTCGATACGTTGACGCAAGTCGTCTAAATGGATCGGCGTATCGGACATGATGGTTAGCCTCTTCGTTGTTCGAAATCCGCCATGAAGGCAATCAAAGCATCGACCGCCTCTTCGGGAACGGCGTTGTACAAGCTAGCGCGCATGCCACCGACGCTGCGATGACCTTTCAAATTGAGCAGCCCTGCCTCATCGGCTTCTTGTAAGAACGCGTTATCCAAACGCTCGTCGGCCAGTACGAACGGTACGTTCATCCGCGAACGGTTCGGTATGGCGATGGGGTTGCGGTAAAAATGGCTGGCATCGATAGCCGCATACAGCTTTTGCGCTTTGCGCTGATTCATCGCCTCCATCGCTTCCAGGCCACCCACGTCGTTT from Halomonas meridiana encodes the following:
- the pheA gene encoding prephenate dehydratase, translated to MSDTPIHLDDLRQRIDQLDGDILRLISERATCAQQVAHVKLAQDKDAVFYRPEREAQVLRRIMALNNGPLDSEEMARLFREIMSACLALEQPVKVAYLGPEGTFTQQAALKHFGESAVSLPMAAIDEVFREVEAGAVNYGVVPVENSTEGVVNHTLDTFMDSSIKICGEVVLRIHHHLLISETTRKDKVSRIYSHPQSFGQCRKWLDAHYPHAERVPVSSNAEAAKLVKTEWHSAAIAGDMAAKLYGLERIADKIEDRPDNSTRFLIIGNQDVPMSGEDKTSIVVAMRNQPGALHDLLEPFHRHKIDLTRIETRPSRTGVWNYVFFIDFKGHRDEPQVAAVLEEVRLRASELRVLGSYPQGVL